A part of Anolis carolinensis isolate JA03-04 unplaced genomic scaffold, rAnoCar3.1.pri scaffold_10, whole genome shotgun sequence genomic DNA contains:
- the LOC100552667 gene encoding phospholipase A2 inhibitor and Ly6/PLAUR domain-containing protein isoform X2, with translation MLLCSSFADSSNLDSPRTFPITMKTFLVFLLNVAVLRNGNSLRCETCGRDGTRCTGSFRTCRGHNDICIKALLENTDEGRRRLRTEMTCERSRVCEVPLQYLNTGQGRYERTSVVCCLGNACRNAVPRFQPGFIKPNGRQCPACLASKRTECGSAKVSCSGDELYCIEVQQYIWQGSRNVTRYKRGCATGGLCKLAGASHRTDRSAKNPKPICSLARPID, from the exons ATGCTCCTCTGTTCATCGTTTGCTG ATTCTTCTAACCTTGATTCTCCTAGAACATTTCCCATCACGATGAAGACTTTTCTGGTTTTTTTACTCAATGTTGCAGTTCTAAGGAATG GTAATTCTCTGCGTTGTGAAACTTGTGGGAGGGATGGCACTAGATGTACGGGATCATTTCGGACCTGTAGAGGCCACAATGACATCTGTATTAAAGCATTACTTGAAAACACAGATG AGGGAAGACGTCGATTGAGAACAGAAATGACCTGTGAAAGGAGCAGAGTATGTGAAGTGCCTTTGCAATACCTGAATACGGGGCAAGGGAGATATGAACGGACAAGCGTCGTTTGTTGTCTAGGGAATGCCTGCAGGAATGCTGTTCCTCGAT TCCAACCAGGGTTCATCAAACCCAATGGGAGGCAATGCCCAGCCTGCTTAGCCAGTAAGCGCACTGAATGTGGATCAGCCAAAGTAAGTTGTTCTGGGGATGAACTCTACTGCATCGAAGTACAGCAATACATTTGGCAAG GTTCCCGTAATGTGACTCGCTACAAAAGGGGCTGTGCTACAGGAGGCCTCTGTAAGTTAGCCGGTGCGTCACACAGAACAGATCGTTCAGCTAAAAACCCTAAACCTATTTGCTCCCTAGCGCGTCCTATAGACtga
- the LOC100552667 gene encoding phospholipase A2 inhibitor and Ly6/PLAUR domain-containing protein isoform X3, which translates to MKTFLVFLLNVAVLRNGNSLRCETCGRDGTRCTGSFRTCRGHNDICIKALLENTDEGRRRLRTEMTCERSRVCEVPLQYLNTGQGRYERTSVVCCLGNACRNAVPRFQPGFIKPNGRQCPACLASKRTECGSAKVSCSGDELYCIEVQQYIWQGSRNVTRYKRGCATGGLCKLAGASHRTDRSAKNPKPICSLARPID; encoded by the exons ATGAAGACTTTTCTGGTTTTTTTACTCAATGTTGCAGTTCTAAGGAATG GTAATTCTCTGCGTTGTGAAACTTGTGGGAGGGATGGCACTAGATGTACGGGATCATTTCGGACCTGTAGAGGCCACAATGACATCTGTATTAAAGCATTACTTGAAAACACAGATG AGGGAAGACGTCGATTGAGAACAGAAATGACCTGTGAAAGGAGCAGAGTATGTGAAGTGCCTTTGCAATACCTGAATACGGGGCAAGGGAGATATGAACGGACAAGCGTCGTTTGTTGTCTAGGGAATGCCTGCAGGAATGCTGTTCCTCGAT TCCAACCAGGGTTCATCAAACCCAATGGGAGGCAATGCCCAGCCTGCTTAGCCAGTAAGCGCACTGAATGTGGATCAGCCAAAGTAAGTTGTTCTGGGGATGAACTCTACTGCATCGAAGTACAGCAATACATTTGGCAAG GTTCCCGTAATGTGACTCGCTACAAAAGGGGCTGTGCTACAGGAGGCCTCTGTAAGTTAGCCGGTGCGTCACACAGAACAGATCGTTCAGCTAAAAACCCTAAACCTATTTGCTCCCTAGCGCGTCCTATAGACtga
- the LOC100552667 gene encoding phospholipase A2 inhibitor and Ly6/PLAUR domain-containing protein isoform X1, with amino-acid sequence MFNLLFNINIITDSSNLDSPRTFPITMKTFLVFLLNVAVLRNGNSLRCETCGRDGTRCTGSFRTCRGHNDICIKALLENTDEGRRRLRTEMTCERSRVCEVPLQYLNTGQGRYERTSVVCCLGNACRNAVPRFQPGFIKPNGRQCPACLASKRTECGSAKVSCSGDELYCIEVQQYIWQGSRNVTRYKRGCATGGLCKLAGASHRTDRSAKNPKPICSLARPID; translated from the exons ATGTTTAATTTGCTGTTCAATATCAATATCATTACAGATTCTTCTAACCTTGATTCTCCTAGAACATTTCCCATCACGATGAAGACTTTTCTGGTTTTTTTACTCAATGTTGCAGTTCTAAGGAATG GTAATTCTCTGCGTTGTGAAACTTGTGGGAGGGATGGCACTAGATGTACGGGATCATTTCGGACCTGTAGAGGCCACAATGACATCTGTATTAAAGCATTACTTGAAAACACAGATG AGGGAAGACGTCGATTGAGAACAGAAATGACCTGTGAAAGGAGCAGAGTATGTGAAGTGCCTTTGCAATACCTGAATACGGGGCAAGGGAGATATGAACGGACAAGCGTCGTTTGTTGTCTAGGGAATGCCTGCAGGAATGCTGTTCCTCGAT TCCAACCAGGGTTCATCAAACCCAATGGGAGGCAATGCCCAGCCTGCTTAGCCAGTAAGCGCACTGAATGTGGATCAGCCAAAGTAAGTTGTTCTGGGGATGAACTCTACTGCATCGAAGTACAGCAATACATTTGGCAAG GTTCCCGTAATGTGACTCGCTACAAAAGGGGCTGTGCTACAGGAGGCCTCTGTAAGTTAGCCGGTGCGTCACACAGAACAGATCGTTCAGCTAAAAACCCTAAACCTATTTGCTCCCTAGCGCGTCCTATAGACtga
- the LOC100552667 gene encoding phospholipase A2 inhibitor and Ly6/PLAUR domain-containing protein isoform X5, which yields MLLCSSFADSSNLDSPRTFPITMKTFLVFLLNVAVLRNGNSLRCETCGRDGTRCTGSFRTCRGHNDICIKALLENTDEGRRRLRTEMTCERSRVCEVPLQYLNTGQGRYERTSVVCCLGNACRNAVPRFQPGFIKPNGRQCPACLASKRTECGSAKVSCSGDELYCIEVQQYIWQGSRNVTRYKRGCATGGL from the exons ATGCTCCTCTGTTCATCGTTTGCTG ATTCTTCTAACCTTGATTCTCCTAGAACATTTCCCATCACGATGAAGACTTTTCTGGTTTTTTTACTCAATGTTGCAGTTCTAAGGAATG GTAATTCTCTGCGTTGTGAAACTTGTGGGAGGGATGGCACTAGATGTACGGGATCATTTCGGACCTGTAGAGGCCACAATGACATCTGTATTAAAGCATTACTTGAAAACACAGATG AGGGAAGACGTCGATTGAGAACAGAAATGACCTGTGAAAGGAGCAGAGTATGTGAAGTGCCTTTGCAATACCTGAATACGGGGCAAGGGAGATATGAACGGACAAGCGTCGTTTGTTGTCTAGGGAATGCCTGCAGGAATGCTGTTCCTCGAT TCCAACCAGGGTTCATCAAACCCAATGGGAGGCAATGCCCAGCCTGCTTAGCCAGTAAGCGCACTGAATGTGGATCAGCCAAAGTAAGTTGTTCTGGGGATGAACTCTACTGCATCGAAGTACAGCAATACATTTGGCAAG GTTCCCGTAATGTGACTCGCTACAAAAGGGGCTGTGCTACAGGAGGCCTCT AA
- the LOC100552667 gene encoding phospholipase A2 inhibitor and Ly6/PLAUR domain-containing protein isoform X4: MFNLLFNINIITDSSNLDSPRTFPITMKTFLVFLLNVAVLRNGNSLRCETCGRDGTRCTGSFRTCRGHNDICIKALLENTDEGRRRLRTEMTCERSRVCEVPLQYLNTGQGRYERTSVVCCLGNACRNAVPRFQPGFIKPNGRQCPACLASKRTECGSAKVSCSGDELYCIEVQQYIWQGSRNVTRYKRGCATGGL, encoded by the exons ATGTTTAATTTGCTGTTCAATATCAATATCATTACAGATTCTTCTAACCTTGATTCTCCTAGAACATTTCCCATCACGATGAAGACTTTTCTGGTTTTTTTACTCAATGTTGCAGTTCTAAGGAATG GTAATTCTCTGCGTTGTGAAACTTGTGGGAGGGATGGCACTAGATGTACGGGATCATTTCGGACCTGTAGAGGCCACAATGACATCTGTATTAAAGCATTACTTGAAAACACAGATG AGGGAAGACGTCGATTGAGAACAGAAATGACCTGTGAAAGGAGCAGAGTATGTGAAGTGCCTTTGCAATACCTGAATACGGGGCAAGGGAGATATGAACGGACAAGCGTCGTTTGTTGTCTAGGGAATGCCTGCAGGAATGCTGTTCCTCGAT TCCAACCAGGGTTCATCAAACCCAATGGGAGGCAATGCCCAGCCTGCTTAGCCAGTAAGCGCACTGAATGTGGATCAGCCAAAGTAAGTTGTTCTGGGGATGAACTCTACTGCATCGAAGTACAGCAATACATTTGGCAAG GTTCCCGTAATGTGACTCGCTACAAAAGGGGCTGTGCTACAGGAGGCCTCT AA